From the genome of Diorhabda carinulata isolate Delta chromosome 2, icDioCari1.1, whole genome shotgun sequence:
gtAACCCTGGACGATACGTTAATCAAGCATAGAATAAGAaacatattgtataacttaatatatggtTAACAGATTTTAAATGATTCCTATCAAGAGCTATAATAATTATAAGTCATTGatctatcaaaaaaatcattattacaattaatgttaataaatatacttcattataattaattttaatataaattgtttagaATGAACTTGGAATTagttatattatttcaatatggTATGTAACTTTACTAGCCTTAttatataatgttttatttccTGAACTGAAACTGACAAAGTAATATAGCATAtaagtatgaaataaaaaaacaaacgatCCAAAATTTCCACTCTAATTTCGTTAAcaactaaaaatcaaattttaacgCGACGACGATGTAAAACATCTACAATATTATGCTGCAAACTATGCTGAATATCATGttctaacaaataaaaatttaatgtagcCATTCAGTACTTGAACGTTCCTCGTAACTAATCAATGTTAATACTTTCATAAAAATCTAACAGTATTCTAAAATCGTCACTGGAGTAGTTAACAGGTGCTAAAACAAACTATCGATTTAACTATCGAGAAAGCATCACTGTTTTGATGGGGTCATTCGCCTCACGTTCATTCAAGATACTCTGCTCATCCTAGGTTAAAGTTACGTAACcatataattgttttatcatTGGTAAACAATCTTATGGTTTAAATAGTAAATACGATTATTCAACTATTCAAGGCGTCAGaaaataatacatattaatAAACTAGTTTAACTGGAATTACCTTGACAAGTTCGTTTTTATTAACATTGATTAGAATGTTTTTGGACGTCATTTATGATACAGTTACATATTTCACAATTGTGAATTTATTGCATTTTGTATGTTTAATTCCACCAAAAAATTGGTGTGATACGACAAACTACATATTAACCAATTATTCGTGCAGTGAACACTAAAATACTAGCTGTTGAAGAATTAACAGAGGCGGTCAGTAATcttcaaaattcaatgaaataagaTAGATATCTGGACTAACAAACGGCGCGGTGCCGGCGTATTGAAATCGAAGAAGAAAAATCTGCTCAGTAAAAAGATAAACAATCTCCCAGTTACATCAAATAATAAGAATATCCCACATAAGAAAACTGTCAAATATCTAGGACTACATCTggataacaaacaaaattagcaggaagaaattaaaatataaaaaactattttggttTCTAGAAAGGAGCTCACAACTTACTATTAAAATAAGGTgcaaatatacaaacaaattttcaaaccgGAATAGACTTATGGTTTACAACCATGGGGCTATACTAGTGAAAGGAATTATGCTtgccttcaaattattataattagcGACCCGTGCTATGTccgcaataaatatttataccaaGAAAATCCATATAAAAGCAGtcaaaaaagattaaaaaaagaCAGTCACGACGAACGACTTAATAACCACATAAACAATGAAGCCTCTACTCGTAAGTACGCAGCAACTGAGATTGTTGAACTTGTATGAAATGTATAGTTAAATCACAGTTGAATTCTGGATAGCCACAATAGTGAAGAGCTAATAAACGTCAATTTCTCAAGTAAACCAATAAGAATACTTAGGATATTAAAGCACTTGGTAGATTAggttaaatatgcaaaaagTCGGTTGATAGTGAAATTAGGTGCATTGTTTCttccttaaaaaaataataattaatcgtGATTAACTAATATTAGACTCATAATAGAAATCTACTAAATACTCGACTATACACACAGTAGTGGCGCGTGATTTTAAAGGGAAGTAGTAccaaaaatctaataaaattcttttttaaatctCTGAAAGATGCAGAGTCCGTAAGGACTGCGCTTTTTACCGAATAGGAGCGATTTAAAAAGCCTATTACTAAACGAAAGTAGCTTGGCTTATAAGCGTAGACTTTCAGCTAATTTTTAAAGAGCACAAAAACATTACTAAGGCTGTTAAACTTGTGTGAAATGTAATACTCAAAACCCAATTCAATAGAGAGTAGCCACAATagttaaatacaaataaacgtCAACTCCTTAAGTGAATTATTAGGAATACTTAGGACATTAAAGTATTTAGTAGATTAGGTTAAATGTATGTTAATTAATAGTGAGATTAGGTGCATGGTTTCTTTCTTAAAAAACTGGATAATCGTGATTAACTGGTGGAGGTGGAGCTAAAAatctaatacattttttttaaatcactgGAAAATGTAGTCCGTAGGTACTAGGGTTTTTTATTGAATAGAAACGAtgtaaaaaacttattattattccAGACAATTTATAATGTAAAGCTGGCCACTCACGGTACTGCAGCGTCGTACAATTTCGTCGCATCCAACTAAATCGTACGATTTGGCTGCAGACAGAAAAGGCTGACTgcttgtttcaaaatttgttttcgaTAAATGTCGAAAATGGCTTATGCGGAAAATTTCTTGCGTGATTTTTTTGAGTTGTACAAGGAACAAGAGTGTCTATGGAAAGTTAGAAGTGATCTATATCACGATAGAAATGCAGGAAGGACTATgaacattttaattgaaaaatttagagaGGTTAATAAAAAGGCCAACGAAGATTTTGTAAAGGAGAactaaaattagtaaaaaactCAAGTAAGTCCGGACTGGGGCACAGATTTTCAACCTCTCCGACGaggtaagtaaataaaaaatatatatgtttacAGCTTTATTTTGCCATGGAACAGCTccttcattgttaaaatatgacataaaatgttctcttattatttcattattatttcgcTCTAATGTGAGTGTTCCAGTTTCTTGATCTTCATTATCCAAGTGTTGTTGAGGGTTTCGTTCGCAAATAGTTATGTAGAATGCAACACACCAGTACTATTTTTTCAACTGGGTTCAGtataaaatattcgaaatcTAGCTGCCAAAATTccgaaaacattttcaattttacgaCGCGCTCTTGACACTCTAATTAAAAGTGGCTTTTTCTTTGCTTAAATGTTTCTGAGGAAACGGTTTCGGTGAATTTTCTCCTAATGGAAAAGCGTGATCTCCAATAAAAACATAGGGTGAAGTTCGATCGCTGTGTTCTATTTTTTCTGGCTTAGGTATATTTAATCTTCCAGACATCAACTTTCTATCAAATTTACTAGCTTTTGATACACCTTCATCCGAAATTCTTCTGTTAGTTCCAAAGTAAAAATAGAAGATTTCGTAATTGGCATTTACTATAGCCATAAGTACCATACTATGgaatcatttataattataatagtaAGAGCCTGAATGAGGTGATGGAATAATTCGAACGTGTTTCCATCTACAGCACCCAGACAGTCGGGAAAGTTCCACATTTCTTTAAACGAGTCTGCAATCCCCTTCCAATCTTCTTCTGTTgtttgaaacttgaaaaaaatttggataatgGCGCTAGAAAGCAGCAAATCAGATAACGTTTTTTCTCCAAGAACCTTGGAAACCGAAGAAGATTCACATATACCTCAAAAATCAGCAATATCAGAAATCACGGCTACTTCTTCAAATATCACAACGCCGTCTTTGCGCAAAAAACGAACGAGAAAAGCCGAAGATCCCAGAGATGCataattttctacatttcaGTCTTTTCAACTTTTACTGataattctaaataataaacaaaataaaaagcaatatcTGTACATGTAATCTTGTTTATTTATGAAACTACCTTTAAATATTCCTTAAGAAGTGTATAAATAGCATAAGTTTCGGGTACTTTAAATCTTCATAGTACCATCCAGTGGCTagaaatctaaaatatttgaatcaaatgGTAACTTCTCATATTTATGTGAGCATCGCTTTCTTTGATAAAACCTATTATTgtgtttttacaaattttactcCAAAGTTGCCAAGAGCCACTCATGTGGTGATATTGATTGGCGCATATTTgtgtcttttttttttaaatcaaagaGGTTACCAGTCAACAATTTCACGTAAGTAGATTCATCCATCCGTAAGTAATTTCTATAATCATCTGGTTGCAGCCCTAGTTCTTCCAATAAATTAACCTGACTTAGTGAACACCTTTTCTTGGGCCATTCTTTGCACCAAAATCTGAggttatttttagtttttgttttatttttgaataagcAAGAGAtgctaataaaattaaattattttgatctaACATGACCGAAAGCGAAGATTATACTGCAGCGCAGTATCGTGAGTGCCCTCGTCGATGTTtcaaccaaattgtacgatCTTGTCGAATTTCTCCAGTTTTAAATGCAGGAGACAGTTACTTACCTTCGTAAACAAATTATCAATCTTCACTTTAAcattttatattcttatttattattttactttggACGATGAACCTAAACAATGGATTTGCATCAGGACTTATGTTACTCAAGTTTGTAATGTGATATAATCAAACAGCATTCTCTGCTCATGGTAAAATACGACTAGAGGGAAACAAGTACACAATGGAGAAAATTTGTTATGAAAGAATTCCCCGAGCGGGTCCTACGAAAAGTAGAGTCCCATCTCATCATATAGATGAGGTACTTCACGAATACGGAAGAAGCAACATAACAAAGATTCACCActttcaacaaaattaaaaagctTGAAGCAGACAAGATCAAGCATCGTTACACGCTCGCTGTCAGCAGACAGACAATTATATATATACCCTCATTTTATCTactttttaattcatattattcataCTATTTATGTCTTAATATCTGCCCTCATCGTTTCATTACTGATTCATCATActcatcaaaattttcattccatcCCAATTCTTGCCTTCTTTCTTCTCATCTTTCTCTTGCTCCTACCTGTTTTCCATCCATAAGCGTCATTTTCGTGTccatattgtttttgttttatttcacaTTATATATGAATGGTAGTTGTTATTTCaggatatatttttttagccCCAAATTTTAAGTTCCCCACCAGTGTAAGTGGTATGAATAATATCTAGgaaagtatatttatatatttgtttctttgttttctaGAAGTTTTTATAATGCTTTTGGGATATATAAAGAGTTTCTTtagcgcagtttagttcagtttataatagcAGTACTGAACAGAGGGAAATAAaagtaatcaaagaatttaaataaattattgaagttagttaagtgatagtaaATAAGTGaactatattaattagttaagtttaatatgtgaataaattattgaagttagttaagtgatagtaaataaatgaattacaTTAATTACTTAAGTTTAATatgtgaataaattaagaacgtaagagccAGTGTTTACTAATTCACCCCAcggataaaaaacaaataaattagaaaaacattacaattgGGAAGATAAATGaacttttttgtaacaaatattttattattaacaaacatCACAGAAATAATACTGTACTGTAAACAATgctattcataaataaaaactaaatctACATTCCTGCTTAACTACATATTCAGATATAAAATGAAAGCATTTTTATACAATTACctatgaaaatatgtataaaaaaatctgaatacaaagtttttatcacaaatttatATTGATCGGCATGGGAAATTtcacagaaaaattaataatttatataaacaaagtttatatttagatattcataaaatatgaatgaatattggcagtacatacataaaaatttgtgtaatgatcatacttttcaaaatattgcttTAAGTTCATCATAGAATACTAATACAAGAGCCGCTCCCATACCACGAAAAACATTAGACAAAGCTCCTTTGAAGAAAGCGCGTGGCCCTTCAgtcttgaaaattttcacccagcAGTCCAAAGTATTTTTATACTTTACTTCGCTCTTCTTGAGCCCTGACTGCATCATCATTCTTCTTCTCACTGTGTCAAATGGATATGAAATTATTCCAGAAAAAGAGGTCACAGTCTAAAAGTAATAATTCCATTACCATTGTTACAATTAATGGAATGAAGTTAAtatattactttaaaaaaaatcagtaaatgGGTAGTGGTAATATAGAGTCATCAATATAGGCTCAGTTATGTAACAGCAtcatgtatataaaaaaatatcctatAATTgtcaatcaattcaaaatttttctgattaatagtagaaaaatgCACTGTCCATACCTTTGAAGAagttatggaaaataataaaagtccaTTAATttggatgtttttaaaaaaccaTTCAAGTAAAGAATTTTTCACAATCTAAGAAAGTGACTAGCCTCCAGTTAATTTATGAGATGCGGTATAAGAACTACCCTTATACatctaaaacaaacaaaaccaaAGTATGccataaaaaattatgtgattTTAAAGATATGATTTTATCAAGTTCCTACGGATTGGAGTCCCTTCactttcaatcaacacaatgtacCTACTTTAAACAATAGTGTGATCGAGTTAATGAAGATAAGTTAAAAATGTAACCACTGAAAACTGAAGAAACTGTACTCAACAcgtgaaaaaattgagaattcaTATAGATGTATGTACACAAATATGAAGAGTTTAGAACccttaaaaaacttattattgaTTTGCAAGATAATAGTGATAGCGAAATTGAGCTACATTATAACTAGTAATAAATCAAATGTAATATACGTATTTGTGTATTAGTACATtgagtataatttcatttcaaacttAAAAATGATACAACTATAAGGAAAATGCCAAGTAATATAATAGTGTGACCCCACACAATGCCTTCCCCACAAATAGCCATAAATTTAGAACTTTTAGGTCTTGTAGAATTTGCACTTTCttagattgtgaaaaatactaTGCCACAATTTAGCCTGATCAGGTAtacagtaaaattatttattgcataGTTGTGCATACGTCGAAATCATtaacctataaaaaaaataaaattgatatataaataatataagaaattacCTGtgcaataataaatgaaataatgaaaggTGTGTTCTTTGGATCTGGTAGCATACCCTTTGCGGTATCAAAAAAACCAAAGTATGCTGCTCGGTAAATAATAATTCCTTGAACTGATACCATGAAGCCTCTATACAAACCAATCATTCCATcacttttaaaagtttttacaaTACAATCTATCAGTCCAGTGTACTGTCtctcttttaaatttttaccaACGTCCGCTCCCAAACTGAAATTGATAACTTGTTTTCAATTTACACCTAATGTAATAgagaaggaaaatattcaaattattgcaTCAGTAAATGGGTAGTGGTAAATTAAGAGTCATCAAAATAGGCTCAGTTAGTTAAAACATCATGTGAAAACTTAATTTAAAATCCTTGCTTCAacttaaaactataaaatttgtaaCTCAAAATCCcttgattaattaaatttataataaaaatcaaatatactcATATCCGTTTTTATatcaattgataataattttttaaaacaataagtATAGAGCAAAGTGCTGGGAAATTTTGAATGGTACATATTAAATGGAagattattcttaaataattttcatgatgGTCTTTTTGATtctggagtgaagtgatggatctatgtttcatccattgttacaTATCAACGTAAAAAAGCTGATTCGTATGTGTAAACACCCACTTTGacaaaagctttctcatggtcaaatgttcatacataattataaacacactgccttcggatatctttacggcctcagttctcacgcaatttcaatttacgattagatagaaccaatttttgaacttttttgatattttctggagtAAAT
Proteins encoded in this window:
- the LOC130890928 gene encoding ADP,ATP carrier protein 1-like encodes the protein MPTDIKTFIKDFLAGGISAAIAKTAVAPIERVKLILQVQAASTQISPEKEYKGIIDCFIRIPKEQGFLSYWRGNLANVLRYFPTQALNFAFKDVYKSMFMGGIDKNKQFWRYFAGNLASGGAAGATSLCFVYPLDYARTRLGADVGKNLKERQYTGLIDCIVKTFKSDGMIGLYRGFMVSVQGIIIYRAAYFGFFDTAKGMLPDPKNTPFIISFIIAQTVTSFSGIISYPFDTVRRRMMMQSGLKKSEVKYKNTLDCWVKIFKTEGPRAFFKGALSNVFRGMGAALVLVFYDELKAIF